A genomic stretch from Helianthus annuus cultivar XRQ/B chromosome 1, HanXRQr2.0-SUNRISE, whole genome shotgun sequence includes:
- the LOC110917309 gene encoding uncharacterized protein LOC110917309: MTQGQLTTLINERIAEALATQIGSQPMHPQTRIGTLKAFLECKPPTYDGTGGAIGLLHWIRRIEYTFEESESPASKRVQYATGMLQGKAYSWWNAQVQMLGLANAKATLWSDFKDWIKEEFCHLDDILELEIEYYGLKMEGSEIEAYTKRSNDLAALCPNMS; encoded by the coding sequence ATGACCCAGGGTCAGCTGACGACCTTGATTAACGAACGGATTGCTGAAGCCTTAGCAACCCAAATAGGGAGTCAACCCATGCACCCTCAAACGCGCATAGGCACCCTCAAGGCATTCTTGGAGTGCAAACCTCCCACTTACGACGGCACTGGAGGGGCAATCGGCCTTCTACACTGGATCCGTAGAATCGAATATACATTTGAAGAAAGTGAAAGCCCTGCCAGCAAACGAGTACAGTATGCTACTGGCATGTTGCAGGGGAAAGCGTATTCTTGGTGGAACGCTCAAGTTCAGATGCTCGGGTTGGCAAACGCGAAAGCCACCCTCTGGAGCGACTTCAAGGATTGGATTAAGGAAGAATTCTGCCACCTGGACGACATTCTGGAATTGGAAATAGAGTATTATGGTTTGAAGATGGAAggatcagagattgaggcatacacaaAAAGGTCCAACGACTTGGCTGCCTTATGTCCTAACATGTCATAA